The Neomonachus schauinslandi unplaced genomic scaffold, ASM220157v2 HiC_scaffold_1077, whole genome shotgun sequence genome includes the window CCCTGATCCAACGCTCTGTGTaagtggggagggggctcccGCCCATTTCCTGGAGAGCCCATGGGGGCTCGTGACAATTCCGGTCAGGGCCGGACAAGCTGGAggccccctttcctctctgcttcctgtTCCTGCCTCTTGCCCCAAACCCCTACACCAGAGTCCCCTCCGTGCCCTCTTGCCCCCACCTGGGAGTATCCTTGGCCCTACTTCACCTTGGCTCCTGCAGGGACCTCCGGTTCTGCCCCAGTCTTGGAAGAGGGGGAAATGGACCCTTGGGCCCTCCCTCAGCTGAAGGACACTGGCCAGTCCTGGACAGGTAGGTCTGGAGGTGCTGGGCAACTGGCCAAATGGGGCTCTGACTCCCCAGGGTCTGAGCGTGGAGAGGTCCTTgcggagagagagcaggaaagacGTTGGCCTCAACAGGCCACATAGAAACCTACCGCGCAGACCGCCACCCCAGGGATGCTTGTCCCTCAGCTCAGCTGCCTGTCGTGTCTGGATATGAGAGTCATCTCTGCCCAGCCTGCCCCTCCTACTCCCTCCTAATGACCATTAGGTTTCGGGGAGGTCCCAGGGGCAGTCGGCTTGGCCATTCTGCAAAGGAACAGAGGAGGGACCCAGACCCTGCCCTGTGCGGGGACAGAGAAGGggggcccaggccctgccctgcagggagacagaggaaggggaTTTGGAGGGGTgccgggcagggcagggctgggtgggggggctggCTGAGGACCGCTGTGCCCTGTGTTCTCAGAGCTCAGCATGGCCAACAGGGTGCTCCGGGTGCTCATTGGCTTCCTCAAGGCCTGTGGGCTCCTGGGCAACCTCTATCTTTTCATCTGCTCCCTGGACATCCTCAGCTCTGCCTTCCAGCTGCTGAGCAGTGAGTGCtgggggtctgggggtggggcgggcagcCAGTCCTGCTCAGCCTCAGTGCACCTCTCTCTGGACACAGGCAAAGTGACTGGAGACATCTTTAAGGACAACGTGGTGCTGTCCAACCCTGTGGCTGGACTGGTCATTGGCGTGCTGGTCACAGTTCTTGTACAGAGCTCCAGCACGTCCTCCTCCATCGTGGTCAGCATGGTGGCCTCCAAATGTGAGtgcccccttccccaaccccGGGCTGGTGGTGGGTGGGCAGAGTGCGGGAAGCTGATGCAGCACCCCCACAGTGCTGACCGTCCAGGCGTGTGTGCCCATCATCATGGGCGTCAACGTGGGCACGTCCATCACCAGCACCCTGGTCTCGATGGCACAGTCAGGGGACCGGGATGAGTTTCggaggtgagtggggggtggagggggggccAGGGGCTGCAAGCAAGGCCACAGCTGAGCCACCGACCACTGTGCTCCACGCGGCAGGGCCTTTGGCAGCTCGGCGGTCCATGGGATCTTCAACTGGCTTACGGTGCTGATCCTGCTGCCCTTGGAGAGCGCCACAGCCCTGCTGGAGAGGCTCAGCGCCCTGGCTCTGGGCTCCGGCAACCTGCAGCCCGGGGGGCAAGCACCTGACATCCTCAAGGTGCTTACAAAGCCTCTCACACACCTGGTCGTGCAGGTGAGGAAAGGTGCTGCCCTCG containing:
- the LOC110583493 gene encoding sodium-dependent phosphate transport protein 2C-like gives rise to the protein MPNALTGGQVPPLTLDTVGLVDRSLGNAGTSGSAPVLEEGEMDPWALPQLKDTGQSWTELSMANRVLRVLIGFLKACGLLGNLYLFICSLDILSSAFQLLSSKVTGDIFKDNVVLSNPVAGLVIGVLVTVLVQSSSTSSSIVVSMVASKLLTVQACVPIIMGVNVGTSITSTLVSMAQSGDRDEFRRAFGSSAVHGIFNWLTVLILLPLESATALLERLSALALGSGNLQPGGQAPDILKVLTKPLTHLVVQLDTDRIASSAAGNATNSSLIKRWCGTREVMTPGNSSDCGVATSGPCPENNSSVLVDHLP